A single window of Desulfovibrio sp. G11 DNA harbors:
- a CDS encoding biotin--[acetyl-CoA-carboxylase] ligase has translation MAEVCHSQTCEGSANPASPLLFHEPSIWRFGCLGSCLDTAMHMAAAGRLAPWDSVQCAAQTAGRGQLRRTWHSPPGNVYAALRLPLEAPFDGSAAAPAAAFLLAGSLRLLGWPVLLKWPNDIVLVGRDDQPRKLAGILLEERGGVLLAGMGINVTFAPPAAALRAGAAMEATCLDRPPGGAGGGYISTAEAIWQQLVKRMYSAYIHCHSFSGQWKNHADGILLWRGKNVELRDDGRSVRGWLAGLGPAGGLCLNHNGRLEEFFSGSLLLTGRAAVKG, from the coding sequence ATGGCTGAAGTATGCCATAGCCAGACATGTGAGGGAAGCGCCAACCCTGCTTCGCCACTGCTTTTTCACGAACCGTCGATCTGGCGGTTCGGCTGCCTGGGATCCTGCCTTGATACGGCCATGCACATGGCTGCCGCAGGGCGTCTGGCCCCCTGGGACAGTGTGCAGTGCGCCGCACAGACAGCCGGGCGGGGGCAGTTGCGCCGCACCTGGCACTCGCCGCCGGGTAATGTTTACGCGGCGTTGCGCCTGCCGCTGGAGGCGCCTTTTGACGGTTCGGCGGCGGCCCCGGCCGCGGCCTTTCTGCTGGCGGGCAGCCTGCGGCTTCTTGGCTGGCCCGTACTGCTCAAGTGGCCCAACGATATTGTGCTGGTGGGCAGGGATGATCAACCCCGCAAGCTGGCGGGCATTCTGCTTGAAGAGCGCGGGGGAGTGCTGCTGGCGGGCATGGGCATCAATGTGACTTTTGCGCCGCCCGCGGCGGCCCTGCGGGCCGGAGCCGCTATGGAGGCCACCTGTCTGGACCGGCCCCCCGGGGGAGCAGGGGGGGGGTATATTTCTACAGCTGAAGCCATATGGCAACAGCTTGTAAAGCGCATGTATTCGGCATATATTCACTGCCACTCTTTTTCCGGACAGTGGAAAAACCACGCTGATGGTATTTTGCTCTGGCGTGGAAAAAATGTGGAGCTGCGCGACGATGGGCGTAGTGTGCGCGGCTGGCTGGCGGGTCTTGGTCCGGCAGGCGGCCTTTGTCTTAACCATAACGGGCGGCTTGAGGAATTTTTCAGCGGGAGCCTTCTGCTTACCGGCAGAGCAGCAGTAAAGGGTTAA
- a CDS encoding polynucleotide adenylyltransferase — translation MELYLVGGAVRDMLLGRTPVELDFAFTGSMKNFLARHPDARLVGKSVHVCLWRGRECMPLRGGDIEEDLAARDLTINALALDNVGRLHMHPQALEDLRQQILRPASPAAFAADPTRIFRLARFAAAWPGWRIDRSAFEQMRALSAQTLAALPAERVGRETLKALAAPAPARFFRVLAQGHALTPWFTELATAAGIPAGPRRWHSNSVLGHSLRIMDLVTGDPVAAWMALCHDLGKIRTDPALLPHHYGHEQRGVALAAGLARRLRMPARFARAGTLAAAEHMKGGMYADLRPGTRRDLLWRVHATDLDSSFWRLVDADRGSPVSTVALAHLAVLLTVKLPEDWRDKGKLSAKKLRDLHCQALAEQR, via the coding sequence ATGGAACTCTACCTCGTTGGCGGCGCTGTGCGCGACATGCTGCTCGGGCGTACGCCCGTGGAACTGGACTTCGCCTTTACCGGCAGCATGAAAAATTTTCTGGCCCGCCATCCGGATGCCAGGCTCGTGGGCAAAAGTGTGCATGTCTGCCTGTGGCGCGGCAGGGAATGTATGCCCCTGCGCGGCGGAGACATCGAAGAAGATCTTGCGGCCCGCGACCTTACCATCAATGCCCTGGCGCTCGACAACGTGGGCAGGCTGCACATGCACCCGCAGGCCCTTGAGGACCTGCGGCAGCAGATACTGCGCCCCGCCTCGCCTGCGGCCTTTGCGGCAGACCCCACTCGCATATTCCGGCTGGCGCGCTTTGCCGCGGCATGGCCCGGCTGGCGCATTGACCGGAGTGCTTTTGAGCAGATGCGCGCCCTTTCTGCTCAAACACTTGCCGCACTACCCGCGGAACGTGTGGGACGCGAAACCCTCAAGGCTCTTGCAGCGCCAGCTCCTGCGCGTTTTTTCCGGGTGCTGGCCCAGGGCCATGCCCTGACCCCCTGGTTCACGGAGCTGGCAACCGCTGCAGGCATACCCGCCGGACCAAGGCGCTGGCACAGCAATTCTGTTCTGGGACACAGTCTGCGCATTATGGATCTTGTGACCGGAGATCCCGTAGCAGCCTGGATGGCCCTTTGCCACGATCTCGGCAAAATCCGGACAGATCCTGCGCTGCTGCCGCACCACTACGGCCATGAGCAGCGCGGCGTTGCCCTGGCTGCGGGGCTGGCCCGCCGCCTGCGTATGCCCGCGCGTTTTGCCAGGGCCGGAACACTGGCCGCCGCCGAGCATATGAAAGGCGGCATGTATGCGGATCTGCGGCCCGGCACGAGACGCGATCTGCTCTGGCGCGTTCATGCGACAGACCTTGATTCCTCTTTCTGGCGGCTGGTGGATGCGGATCGGGGCAGCCCCGTCAGCACCGTTGCCCTGGCACACCTGGCCGTTCTGCTTACTGTAAAACTGCCCGAAGACTGGCGCGACAAGGGAAAGCTTTCAGCAAAAAAACTGCGCGACCTGCATTGCCAGGCCCTGGCAGAACAGCGTTAG